The Methanomethylovorans hollandica DSM 15978 genome includes a region encoding these proteins:
- the pheA gene encoding prephenate dehydratase, with product MIIGVLGPRGSYSDHAASLWLSKEYTASPLKDISLKYCDDIIDTFNAVILTNADLGIVPVENSIEGSVGVTLDMLMEHEIHIIGEVVVPIEHCLLSRGKIEDIRVILSHPQALGQCRQFIKSHFPHAEIRTTGSTSHAAKLATEFEEMAAIASRDSAGMYGLNVLLCNIQDCNNNHTRFIVFRKKQEDDDLAWKTCSGSVAETDDTAKRDLPHRTSIIVYLDRDRPGALYDLLGEFAIRKINLTRIESRPSKRILGDYIFYIDFAGNISDTIIKDALNSILPKAGMMKVLGSYEMM from the coding sequence ATGATCATCGGTGTACTGGGACCCAGGGGATCTTATTCGGACCATGCCGCCAGCCTGTGGCTCAGTAAAGAATACACTGCTTCACCCCTGAAGGACATATCTCTGAAATATTGCGACGATATCATCGATACATTCAATGCTGTGATTCTCACAAATGCTGATCTTGGCATTGTACCTGTAGAGAATTCCATCGAAGGCTCGGTGGGTGTTACCCTTGACATGCTCATGGAACATGAGATCCATATAATCGGGGAGGTAGTTGTGCCCATTGAACACTGTTTGCTGTCCAGGGGGAAGATAGAGGATATAAGGGTCATACTTTCCCATCCCCAGGCACTGGGACAGTGCAGGCAGTTCATCAAAAGCCATTTTCCTCATGCAGAGATACGCACAACAGGGAGCACCTCCCATGCAGCCAAACTTGCCACTGAGTTTGAGGAAATGGCAGCCATCGCATCCAGAGATTCAGCAGGCATGTACGGACTTAACGTACTGCTCTGCAATATTCAGGATTGCAATAACAATCATACCCGTTTCATAGTGTTCAGGAAAAAACAGGAAGATGATGATCTTGCCTGGAAGACTTGCAGTGGAAGTGTAGCCGAAACCGATGACACAGCAAAGAGAGATCTTCCCCACAGAACATCTATCATAGTCTATCTTGACAGAGACAGGCCAGGAGCATTATATGACCTGCTGGGGGAATTCGCAATCCGGAAGATAAATCTTACACGCATTGAATCCAGACCTTCAAAACGTATTCTGGGAGATTATATCTTTTACATAGACTTTGCAGGGAATATCAGCGATACTATTATAAAAGATGCTTTAAATAGCATTCTGCCGAAAGCAGGGATGATGAAAGTGCTAGGCTCCTATGAGATGATGTAA